A single window of Halobacillus naozhouensis DNA harbors:
- a CDS encoding Gfo/Idh/MocA family protein, with the protein MKEKCGIVLVGIAGYGEIYLKALYEQNRLSWVEGVVDINPERSAFFDQIKKQKIPIYSTLESFYQNHTADLAIISTPIHLHAPQAITAMENGSHVLCEKPMTGSWEEAEHMRHVRNRTGRFVAIGFNWSFSQSVQEWKQDIQKGLFGAPIRGKTIVLWPRNQHYYNRSHWAGKLQGPNGEAIFDSIANNAASHFLHNLLYVLGDSKEHSAKLRSMNIELYRANPIETFDTCALRAKTDQSVELSYIASHAINQESGPQFEMEFEKATIRYEDGDTMKARWGDGSVKDYGDPETEHIRKLEVCIQAVLKGHQEICCGIEASYSQLLAIKGMHEAVPEVPAFPPKLVKKDPETMTTYVPGLAEALLNCYKEWELPSERGYPWAQTGKHVVISNRDYTY; encoded by the coding sequence ATGAAGGAAAAGTGCGGGATTGTATTAGTAGGAATAGCTGGCTATGGTGAAATATATTTAAAAGCGCTCTACGAGCAGAATAGGCTTTCTTGGGTTGAGGGAGTGGTTGATATTAATCCAGAGCGTAGTGCTTTTTTTGACCAAATAAAGAAGCAAAAAATTCCGATTTACTCCACACTCGAATCATTTTATCAGAATCATACAGCAGACTTGGCCATTATCTCAACGCCTATTCATTTACACGCCCCACAGGCAATAACGGCGATGGAGAATGGTAGTCACGTCCTTTGCGAGAAGCCGATGACTGGATCATGGGAGGAAGCGGAGCACATGCGCCATGTGCGTAATCGGACTGGACGCTTTGTAGCGATCGGGTTTAATTGGTCCTTTAGTCAATCGGTTCAAGAATGGAAGCAGGACATTCAAAAAGGCTTGTTCGGTGCACCAATTCGAGGGAAGACCATTGTATTATGGCCCAGGAATCAACATTATTATAATCGCTCTCACTGGGCTGGAAAACTTCAAGGTCCAAATGGGGAGGCTATTTTCGACAGTATCGCTAATAATGCTGCTTCTCATTTCCTGCACAATTTGCTTTATGTATTGGGAGACTCCAAGGAACACAGTGCCAAATTACGATCAATGAATATAGAGTTATATCGAGCCAACCCGATCGAAACATTTGACACATGCGCACTGCGTGCAAAGACGGATCAGTCCGTAGAACTTTCCTATATTGCCTCTCATGCCATTAACCAGGAGAGTGGACCTCAATTTGAGATGGAATTTGAAAAAGCCACTATACGTTATGAGGATGGGGATACGATGAAAGCCCGTTGGGGGGATGGGTCAGTTAAGGATTATGGTGATCCAGAAACCGAACATATTCGCAAGTTGGAAGTCTGTATACAAGCCGTATTAAAAGGGCACCAGGAAATCTGTTGTGGTATAGAAGCATCTTACTCTCAATTACTTGCTATTAAGGGTATGCATGAAGCCGTACCAGAAGTACCGGCTTTTCCGCCAAAACTAGTGAAAAAAGATCCAGAAACTATGACTACATATGTACCGGGTTTAGCTGAAGCTCTTTTGAATTGCTACAAAGAATGGGAGCTGCCAAGTGAAAGGGGATACCCATGGGCTCAAACCGGTAAACATGTTGTCATTTCAAATAGAGATTACACTTATTAA
- a CDS encoding dihydrodipicolinate synthase family protein: protein MTHFIYLPKQDGSTYKYELSQKEPLPEPSEGTFKSRVAYSAAHVVANPFGSDDPVKKPAIDWEQTMQYRHYLWSLGLSVAEAMDTAQRGMGLQWKHAKELITRSVKEAKSVGGKIASGAGTDHLEPRPNISLEDVVNAYEEQVSHVEGVGSKVILMASRALAACAKSPEDYEYVYGKILDQVSQPVILHWLGEMFDPNLSGYWGHHDSDKAMEVCLRIIEMHADKIEGIKISLLDDQKEIKMRRRLPESVRMYTGDDFNYPSLIEGDEQGYSHALLGIFDAIAPAASAALQELDQGDVKGFRETLDRTVPLARHIFQNPTYAYKTGVVFLAYLNGHQPHFRMIAGAESARSILHFTELFELADKANVLIDPEQAIARMHPVLQLAGVQQMEAVK, encoded by the coding sequence ATGACTCATTTTATTTATTTGCCTAAACAAGACGGGTCCACGTATAAATACGAATTGTCACAAAAAGAACCATTACCTGAACCTTCTGAAGGCACCTTTAAATCTCGTGTTGCTTATTCAGCGGCACATGTAGTGGCAAATCCGTTTGGAAGTGATGACCCGGTAAAAAAGCCAGCGATAGACTGGGAGCAAACCATGCAATACCGCCATTATTTATGGTCGCTTGGTCTGTCGGTGGCTGAAGCAATGGATACCGCACAACGCGGAATGGGGCTGCAATGGAAACACGCCAAAGAATTAATTACTCGCTCAGTAAAAGAAGCCAAAAGTGTGGGCGGAAAGATTGCCAGTGGAGCTGGTACCGATCACCTAGAGCCAAGGCCAAATATAAGTTTAGAAGATGTTGTAAACGCTTATGAAGAGCAAGTTTCACATGTCGAAGGAGTCGGAAGTAAAGTTATCTTAATGGCTAGCCGCGCTCTTGCAGCGTGTGCTAAGTCACCAGAAGATTATGAATACGTTTACGGCAAAATATTAGACCAAGTATCCCAGCCGGTCATCCTGCATTGGCTAGGTGAAATGTTTGATCCTAATTTATCTGGATATTGGGGACACCATGATTCAGATAAAGCCATGGAGGTTTGCCTCCGTATAATCGAAATGCATGCCGATAAAATTGAGGGGATCAAAATATCGTTATTAGACGATCAAAAAGAAATAAAGATGCGCAGGCGCCTGCCGGAGAGCGTGAGAATGTACACGGGGGATGATTTTAACTACCCATCCCTGATTGAAGGAGATGAACAAGGGTATAGTCACGCCCTGTTAGGAATTTTTGATGCGATTGCACCAGCTGCTTCTGCTGCCTTACAGGAGTTGGATCAGGGAGATGTGAAAGGTTTCCGGGAAACGTTAGATCGTACGGTTCCGCTAGCTCGTCACATTTTTCAAAACCCTACTTATGCGTATAAGACGGGTGTAGTATTTTTGGCGTATTTGAACGGACATCAGCCTCATTTTCGAATGATTGCAGGAGCGGAAAGTGCACGGTCTATCCTGCATTTTACGGAGCTGTTTGAACTAGCGGATAAAGCAAATGTACTGATTGATCCGGAGCAAGCGATTGCAAGGATGCATCCGGTTCTTCAATTAGCCGGTGTTCAGCAAATGGAGGCCGTAAAATGA
- a CDS encoding sugar phosphate isomerase/epimerase family protein, which produces MSGVVNVNRISLNQITTENWSLREAIDGCVRNEIPTISVWRHKISEVGLKESKKMIKESGLGVSSVCRGGMFPALTASERVQRIDDNKRAIEEAAELGTDVLVLVCGAAPDKNLPESRKWVQEGIETLIPFAEQHKVKLGIEPLHPMYAADRSVITTLGEANALQNSLASSQVGVIVDVFHVWWDPFLYQEIENARGNILGFHVSDWKVPLPDIFKGRSMMGDGVIEIPRIRQAVEENDYHGPIEVEIINQDIWDMPGDETLKLMKKSFVEHV; this is translated from the coding sequence ATGAGTGGAGTTGTAAATGTAAATCGAATCAGTTTAAATCAAATTACGACAGAAAATTGGTCACTAAGGGAAGCCATAGACGGCTGTGTTCGAAATGAAATTCCTACGATATCCGTGTGGCGTCACAAAATCTCTGAAGTTGGCTTGAAAGAAAGCAAGAAAATGATAAAAGAATCTGGACTTGGTGTTTCAAGCGTCTGTCGTGGAGGTATGTTTCCAGCACTTACAGCTTCAGAGCGCGTGCAGCGTATTGATGACAATAAACGAGCAATTGAAGAGGCTGCTGAACTGGGTACTGATGTGCTTGTACTAGTATGTGGGGCTGCCCCGGATAAAAATTTACCAGAAAGCCGCAAGTGGGTACAGGAAGGGATTGAAACACTTATTCCCTTTGCCGAACAACATAAGGTGAAATTGGGCATTGAACCGCTGCACCCAATGTATGCTGCTGACAGGTCTGTGATTACGACACTTGGGGAAGCAAATGCCTTGCAGAACTCACTGGCCAGCTCCCAAGTTGGTGTCATAGTCGATGTATTTCATGTTTGGTGGGACCCTTTTTTATATCAAGAAATAGAGAACGCGAGGGGAAATATTTTAGGTTTTCACGTTTCAGATTGGAAAGTACCACTTCCAGATATTTTTAAAGGACGTTCCATGATGGGGGATGGTGTGATTGAGATTCCTCGGATTAGGCAGGCAGTAGAAGAGAATGATTATCATGGTCCAATCGAAGTTGAAATTATTAATCAGGACATTTGGGATATGCCTGGAGATGAGACTTTAAAGCTAATGAAGAAAAGCTTTGTTGAACATGTATAA
- a CDS encoding Gfo/Idh/MocA family protein: MSNATESTQHTKFEPEHHQETPVKENRLFIGAFGLEHGHIYSMCKGMKEAGATIRWVWDEDPKKIEAFQQVFPEASQATSLSQILQDQSVQMVASAAIPSTRCDIGLQVLDADKHFFSAKAPFTTMSQLRAAEQKVKETGLHWAVFYSERLQVECAGFAEQLIDKGAIGDVVQVLGMGPHRLNIDQRPEWFFWKETYGGIVCDIGSHQIEQFLWFAKANNARILSSTAINMSHPEYPEFEDYGDAHLVADNGAVHYFRVDWFTPDGLRNWGDGRTTILGTDGYIELRKYIDITHQSEGEQLYLVNHGGERKYGLKGKVGYPYFYRLAHDVLENTSNAMPQNHIFKAAELCLLAQEQATNFQRKGGEGV, translated from the coding sequence ATGTCGAACGCAACAGAATCCACACAGCATACAAAATTTGAACCTGAACATCACCAGGAGACACCTGTAAAGGAAAATAGGCTTTTTATTGGAGCCTTCGGTTTAGAGCATGGCCATATTTACAGCATGTGCAAGGGAATGAAGGAGGCAGGAGCGACTATTCGTTGGGTTTGGGATGAAGATCCAAAGAAAATAGAAGCTTTTCAGCAAGTGTTTCCTGAGGCCAGTCAAGCCACATCCCTTTCACAAATTTTACAGGATCAATCCGTGCAAATGGTGGCTAGTGCTGCCATACCTTCAACCCGTTGTGATATAGGATTACAAGTATTGGATGCTGACAAGCACTTCTTTTCAGCAAAAGCTCCTTTTACGACAATGAGTCAACTGAGAGCGGCTGAACAAAAGGTAAAAGAAACAGGGCTTCACTGGGCAGTATTTTACAGCGAACGTTTGCAAGTTGAATGTGCCGGTTTTGCCGAACAACTTATAGACAAAGGAGCTATCGGTGATGTTGTACAAGTACTTGGCATGGGACCGCATAGATTAAATATCGACCAACGTCCCGAGTGGTTCTTCTGGAAAGAAACGTATGGAGGGATTGTGTGCGATATCGGCAGCCACCAAATTGAACAGTTTCTCTGGTTTGCGAAAGCTAACAATGCGAGGATACTAAGCAGCACAGCCATAAATATGTCTCACCCCGAATACCCGGAATTTGAGGATTATGGTGATGCTCATTTGGTTGCAGATAACGGTGCTGTCCATTATTTTCGAGTGGATTGGTTTACACCAGATGGACTGAGAAACTGGGGAGACGGTCGAACGACAATACTGGGCACAGATGGATATATTGAATTGCGAAAATATATTGATATCACCCATCAGTCCGAAGGGGAACAGTTATATTTAGTAAATCATGGAGGAGAAAGGAAATATGGTTTGAAGGGAAAAGTGGGGTACCCGTATTTTTACAGACTCGCCCATGATGTCCTGGAGAATACGTCAAACGCTATGCCACAAAATCATATTTTTAAAGCTGCTGAGCTCTGTTTGTTGGCCCAGGAGCAGGCAACTAATTTTCAAAGAAAGGGAGGTGAGGGCGTATGA